The nucleotide window TCTGGACTTTGATCCGTCGTTTTCATCATCGAGCGTCACTGGTAAGTATCAACATTCCTTTTATGAAGCCAGGCTAATAGCGATTGATTGAAGCATCAACAGATAATGGCATCTCGTCAGAGCTCATCAACGTGTCCGGCACAAGCCCATTTTATTCTCAGATCCCGAATATCTGGAGCCATGAGTATCAGATGGGAATGCAACCTTATCTAACCGCCATCAACGCAACAGCCGAGTCAAGTCTGGTCCTCGGGAAAGATTACTCTTTTACAAATTCACCATTCTCGGATCATATTCAGTTACTTCAACGAATGCTTAAGAATAAGCTCAATACTCTTGGATTCGTTCCAGAAGGCCATAATCCTGTGCAGAGGTATACATCCCTCTCACAACGTTTTCAAGCTTCCTAACATGCGTAGTGTCTACCAACCAGTCCTCATGGTCTTATCCATGTTCAACAGCATGACCCGTCCAGACGTGATGGCATGGTACGCCAAAACACGCTTCTACCACATCATCGAGCTCACAGCCTGGCAACTCTACCCCTCCTCCGCAACCTTCAACAAACTCCATCCGCGCTACCGCCCTACACCAGCACAGCTCGAGAATCCTCACCCCGGCATCATCGACTGGATCCCCTTTGCCACAATTCGCGATCGTTTAATCCAACTACACTCTGCAAATCCCCACATCGACCAAATCTTCTGCGATGCTGTAACCGGCTACGTCGTCGAGGCGCTCATGTCAGATCTCGTCCTAGGCGCCCCGCAGATAACAGTCTACGTGCGTGTGACAgacctcatcaacaccatgtccTCCGCAACATCCGAGAGCGAAAACACAATCGCCATGCTTCCCGCCCCAGACATCTCAACGCTATTCTCATCGCCTGCATATGCCCGCGCCGCGTTTAACAAACTGAACATGGACAAGGGCGCGGGCTACTACAAGATCGACCCCGCATTCTTCGAAAAGTATCCTGAGCTCTGGGACCAAGCCAGCGATGTGACGGCGACGGGGATGCCGCTGAAGCCAAAGTATCAAAAGATCCTTACGTACCCGAAACCGCTCGACTCTTCGACTGTGGAGACTTATCGAAGCTTTATCGATTTTTCTCTTGACGCTGCGAATACGATATCAATGTCCCCGTGATGCAACCAACCGGGCCGGTTCTCGTT belongs to Fusarium musae strain F31 chromosome 9, whole genome shotgun sequence and includes:
- a CDS encoding hypothetical protein (EggNog:ENOG41), with protein sequence MDSPHPEEKNTTLTEQERKKLRNRLSQRAFRRRQAECIRELKNRVNADQRSDSERVEALQKENKLLRQQLIDVQTKMSRMMASVQLLSDSVAKTLDDTASGEGDERQRDGERERDERLSGKTGNGDRSVEESALQSIDLETFDPSILDFDPSFSSSSVTDNGISSELINVSGTSPFYSQIPNIWSHEYQMGMQPYLTAINATAESSLVLGKDYSFTNSPFSDHIQLLQRMLKNKLNTLGFVPEGHNPVQSMTRPDVMAWYAKTRFYHIIELTAWQLYPSSATFNKLHPRYRPTPAQLENPHPGIIDWIPFATIRDRLIQLHSANPHIDQIFCDAVTGYVVEALMSDLVLGAPQITVYVRVTDLINTMSSATSESENTIAMLPAPDISTLFSSPAYARAAFNKLNMDKGAGYYKIDPAFFEKYPELWDQASDVTATGMPLKPKYQKILTYPKPLDSSTVETYRSFIDFSLDAANTISMSP